The Halobacterium litoreum genome includes a region encoding these proteins:
- the aglF gene encoding UTP--glucose-1-phosphate uridylyltransferase AglF → MQAVVLAAGEGTRLRPLTDDKPKGMVKVDGLPILTHVFEQLEGIGIDEIIVVVGYRKENIIGHFGDEFRGIPITYAHQREQNGLAHALVTVEDHVDDDFVLMLGDNVFDANLGEVVERQQSQHTDAAFLVEEVPREEASRYGVCDTNHDGEIVNVVEKPDDPPSNLVMTGFYTFTPAIFHACHLVQPSSRGEYELSEAIDLLIESGRTIDAIQMEGWRIDVGYPEDRDRAEQRLREEST, encoded by the coding sequence ATGCAAGCCGTCGTTCTCGCTGCGGGAGAAGGCACTCGACTCCGCCCCCTCACAGACGATAAGCCGAAAGGGATGGTCAAAGTCGACGGTCTGCCGATTCTAACACACGTCTTCGAGCAGTTGGAGGGAATTGGCATCGATGAAATCATTGTCGTCGTCGGCTACCGGAAAGAGAACATTATCGGTCACTTCGGTGATGAGTTTCGGGGGATTCCAATCACGTACGCTCACCAACGAGAGCAGAACGGACTCGCTCACGCACTGGTCACTGTCGAAGACCACGTCGATGATGATTTCGTGTTGATGCTCGGCGACAACGTTTTCGATGCGAACCTCGGTGAAGTGGTTGAGCGACAACAATCCCAGCACACGGACGCCGCGTTTCTCGTAGAGGAGGTTCCTCGAGAAGAAGCGTCCCGGTATGGAGTGTGTGACACCAACCACGACGGCGAAATCGTGAACGTCGTCGAGAAACCAGATGATCCACCGTCGAATCTGGTCATGACGGGGTTCTATACCTTCACTCCCGCAATCTTCCACGCCTGCCATCTGGTCCAACCGTCGAGTCGTGGCGAGTACGAGCTCTCCGAAGCCATTGACTTGCTCATCGAGAGCGGCCGCACGATAGACGCAATTCAAATGGAAGGATGGCGAATCGACGTGGGCTATCCTGAAGACCGCGACCGGGCTGAGCAACGTCTCCGCGAAGAGTCCACCTGA
- a CDS encoding glycosyltransferase family 2 protein, which translates to MTAPGTVSVVIPTYNRADVLGKAIDSVLAQTYEDIEVVVVDDASTDGTERLLDEYETVQYYCFEENQGANAARNKGIELAEGEFVAFLDADDYWKPDKLERQLEAFDDAPENCGLVHTAIEIQDFDGATIDKVSTAAPDNPKRRLLLGDYVGTFSSIVVKTEVFETVGDLKRDLPSWQDWEFYLRVADHYGFKAVHEHLTVKRSGKDDQISKNLDTLLETTYPFFESLIEAQASEYGAVFRRRALARLRMEVGDAALVNRNSAIARRYFANAILEYPFEPKLIMYLLVSILGIDAYDRLLDTKRSFRA; encoded by the coding sequence ATGACTGCCCCCGGAACCGTGAGCGTCGTCATCCCGACGTACAACCGGGCAGACGTACTCGGCAAAGCAATCGACAGCGTTCTCGCTCAAACCTACGAAGACATCGAAGTCGTCGTCGTGGATGACGCATCGACTGACGGTACCGAACGACTGCTCGACGAATACGAGACCGTCCAGTATTACTGTTTTGAGGAGAACCAGGGGGCGAACGCAGCTAGGAACAAGGGAATCGAGTTAGCGGAGGGAGAATTCGTCGCGTTCCTGGATGCAGACGACTACTGGAAGCCAGACAAACTGGAACGGCAACTCGAAGCGTTCGACGATGCACCAGAGAACTGTGGCCTCGTCCACACGGCGATCGAAATTCAGGACTTCGATGGCGCAACCATCGACAAGGTCTCTACGGCGGCACCCGACAATCCGAAACGTCGACTCCTCCTCGGTGACTATGTGGGGACGTTCTCGAGTATCGTCGTGAAAACCGAGGTATTCGAAACTGTTGGTGATTTGAAGCGAGACCTGCCGAGTTGGCAGGACTGGGAGTTCTACCTCCGCGTTGCAGACCACTACGGCTTCAAAGCAGTACACGAACACCTGACGGTCAAGCGCTCCGGAAAAGACGACCAAATCAGCAAGAACCTCGACACGCTCCTCGAGACGACGTATCCGTTCTTCGAATCGCTCATCGAAGCGCAGGCGAGTGAATATGGGGCGGTATTCCGACGGCGGGCGCTCGCTAGACTACGAATGGAAGTCGGGGATGCTGCACTCGTGAATCGGAACTCGGCGATTGCCAGGCGGTATTTCGCGAACGCAATCCTCGAATATCCCTTCGAACCGAAGCTCATCATGTATCTCTTGGTGTCTATTCTTGGGATTGACGCGTATGATCGGTTGTTAGATACGAAACGAAGCTTCAGGGCATGA
- a CDS encoding lipopolysaccharide biosynthesis protein, producing the protein MKTPAEVDLTREALFTFLWDSLDKIAAFVAFVYFANYFSTSSFGTAYTLIGISLILGSAPNAIAIAIRKRISEDTSDYERFFTFGAIFIVGYAALCGAAVFWLGSVTELPFEPLAVAGIAHLLGRTFLFHVERIFDGVGSTGTAAGLDFADGLLTAVLRFLFILGFGMGAAGLIYSAALSGLLVGLTAYLRRFEIPTQPPRWSTFDDVRNFSGWSLLSRLGNEILENSVVVLPGLLFSPTLASYIKSAKNLIEPARIPVRSVIESIFVQVSASIERGNNPVQAIQNGVDVAILFATPLTAGALVLGDEVMVTVYGAQYADSGYILAAVAAAFVFQALTKILTSSLAGSNYPDLVAKSSILTTAVAVPLFAVTLTLDWESLFLYCLVGSHALRSVISLYYLNTSVASVTDLSWRFIGHQLVASTVMAVMVWVLLRETAISSWMSLLFIVGAGAASYGLVLLTISKEGRRIANTVLKRLNVP; encoded by the coding sequence ATGAAAACCCCTGCAGAGGTGGATCTAACTCGCGAGGCGCTGTTCACCTTTCTCTGGGACAGTCTGGACAAGATAGCTGCATTTGTCGCATTCGTCTACTTCGCGAACTACTTTTCAACTAGCAGTTTTGGCACAGCGTACACCCTAATCGGAATCAGTCTCATATTGGGGAGTGCTCCGAACGCGATCGCGATTGCGATCCGAAAACGGATCAGTGAAGATACGAGCGACTACGAGCGATTTTTCACATTCGGAGCTATCTTCATAGTGGGATACGCAGCCCTATGTGGCGCGGCAGTCTTTTGGCTGGGGTCAGTTACTGAACTACCGTTTGAACCACTTGCGGTTGCTGGAATCGCGCATCTGCTCGGTCGAACGTTCCTTTTCCACGTTGAGCGCATCTTCGATGGAGTCGGATCCACGGGGACAGCAGCCGGCCTCGATTTCGCTGACGGACTACTCACTGCTGTACTTCGATTCCTGTTCATTCTTGGATTTGGGATGGGTGCTGCGGGATTAATCTATAGTGCTGCGCTCTCTGGCTTGCTCGTTGGTTTGACCGCGTACCTCCGACGGTTCGAAATTCCGACGCAACCACCGAGATGGTCCACCTTTGACGACGTCCGCAATTTCTCGGGCTGGTCTCTCCTCTCTCGCCTGGGAAACGAGATTCTGGAGAATTCAGTGGTCGTTCTTCCAGGGCTATTATTCTCACCGACGTTGGCATCCTACATCAAGTCGGCCAAGAACCTGATTGAACCGGCTCGTATTCCAGTGAGAAGCGTTATCGAGTCAATCTTCGTGCAGGTGAGTGCCAGTATCGAGCGAGGCAACAATCCGGTCCAAGCGATCCAGAACGGTGTAGATGTCGCCATTCTGTTCGCGACTCCATTGACTGCCGGAGCTCTCGTGCTTGGGGACGAAGTAATGGTAACAGTATACGGTGCACAGTATGCTGATTCGGGATACATCTTGGCTGCTGTCGCAGCGGCATTCGTATTCCAAGCACTTACAAAAATACTCACCAGCTCCCTTGCTGGGTCGAACTACCCCGATTTAGTCGCAAAGTCAAGTATACTAACCACGGCCGTAGCAGTCCCACTGTTTGCAGTTACACTTACATTGGATTGGGAGTCCCTTTTCCTCTACTGCCTCGTCGGCTCTCACGCACTCCGCTCAGTAATCTCTCTCTATTACCTAAATACAAGTGTTGCTTCGGTAACCGACCTTTCCTGGCGGTTCATCGGCCACCAACTCGTAGCGTCTACAGTGATGGCTGTGATGGTTTGGGTACTGCTACGAGAGACGGCTATATCGTCGTGGATGTCGCTGTTGTTCATCGTTGGGGCTGGAGCAGCATCGTATGGACTGGTACTACTCACAATCAGCAAAGAGGGACGTCGAATCGCGAATACAGTTCTAAAGCGGTTAAACGTCCCCTGA